One region of Bacillus pumilus genomic DNA includes:
- a CDS encoding GIY-YIG nuclease family protein, with the protein MEKHNHYFYVLKCADGSLYAGYTNDLQKRLTTHNSGKGAKYTRARRPVELYYHECFATKREAMQQEYRFKTWTRKKKDLYIEEMRIEKEAAHENTEKL; encoded by the coding sequence ATGGAAAAGCATAATCATTATTTCTATGTATTGAAATGTGCGGACGGCAGCCTATATGCAGGTTATACAAATGATTTACAAAAAAGACTGACGACCCACAATAGTGGAAAGGGAGCAAAATATACAAGAGCTAGACGGCCGGTTGAGCTGTATTATCATGAATGTTTTGCAACCAAAAGAGAAGCCATGCAGCAAGAATATCGTTTTAAAACGTGGACACGGAAAAAGAAAGATCTTTATATAGAAGAAATGCGTATTGAAAAGGAGGCGGCACATGAAAACACAGAAAAGCTTTGA
- a CDS encoding AbrB/MazE/SpoVT family DNA-binding domain-containing protein, whose amino-acid sequence MKMKSTGIVRKVDELGRVVIPIELRRTLGIAEKDALEIYVDDEKIILKKYKPNMTCQVTGEVSDDNLKLANGKLVLSREGAEQIINEIQNQLQSQK is encoded by the coding sequence ATGAAGATGAAATCTACAGGTATTGTACGTAAAGTTGACGAATTAGGGCGCGTGGTGATTCCAATCGAACTTCGCCGTACTCTAGGAATCGCTGAAAAAGACGCTTTGGAAATTTATGTTGATGATGAAAAAATTATCCTAAAAAAATATAAACCAAACATGACTTGCCAAGTTACAGGTGAAGTATCAGACGATAACCTTAAACTTGCTAATGGTAAATTAGTTCTTAGCCGTGAAGGTGCAGAGCAAATCATTAACGAAATCCAAAACCAACTTCAATCACAAAAATAA
- the rsmI gene encoding 16S rRNA (cytidine(1402)-2'-O)-methyltransferase has protein sequence MKTQKSFDGQSDMGILYLVPTPIGNLEDMTFRAIQTLKDVDYIAAEDTRQTKKLCHVYEIDTPLTSYHEHNKDSSGHKLIEWLKEGKNIALVSDAGLPTISDPGAEVVRDFTNIGGYVVPLPGANAALTALIASGITPQPFFFYGFLDRQKKEKKKQLEALKKRQETIIFYEAPHRLKETLTLMKEVWGNRNIAITRELTKKFEEFIRGDLESVLTWAVENQIRGEFCLVVQGNDQDEEELNEEAWWKSLSEKEHVIHYIEEGLTSKEAIKRTAVERGVPKRTIYDAYHIEQ, from the coding sequence ATGAAAACACAGAAAAGCTTTGATGGTCAATCAGATATGGGCATTCTATATCTCGTCCCAACCCCAATTGGCAATTTAGAAGATATGACGTTTCGAGCCATCCAAACATTAAAAGATGTAGACTATATTGCTGCAGAGGATACAAGACAAACGAAAAAACTTTGTCATGTCTATGAAATTGATACGCCATTAACGAGTTATCATGAGCATAACAAAGACAGCAGCGGCCACAAGTTGATCGAATGGTTAAAAGAAGGAAAAAACATCGCACTCGTGAGTGATGCTGGTTTACCGACGATCTCTGATCCAGGTGCTGAAGTGGTCCGTGACTTTACTAATATCGGCGGTTATGTCGTTCCGTTACCTGGAGCAAATGCTGCACTTACAGCACTCATTGCCTCAGGGATCACGCCGCAGCCATTTTTCTTTTATGGATTTCTTGACCGACAAAAAAAGGAAAAGAAAAAACAGCTCGAAGCTTTGAAGAAGCGTCAAGAAACAATCATTTTCTATGAAGCGCCTCATCGGTTAAAAGAAACGCTGACTTTGATGAAGGAAGTGTGGGGCAACAGGAATATCGCCATTACGAGAGAACTAACGAAAAAATTTGAAGAGTTTATTCGTGGAGATTTAGAGTCTGTGCTGACATGGGCGGTAGAGAATCAAATCCGAGGTGAATTCTGTCTTGTCGTACAAGGTAACGATCAAGATGAAGAAGAGCTAAATGAAGAAGCCTGGTGGAAGTCCTTATCAGAAAAAGAACACGTGATCCATTACATAGAAGAAGGATTAACGTCGAAGGAAGCCATTAAACGTACAGCCGTCGAACGTGGTGTACCAAAGCGTACCATATACGATGCCTATCATATTGAACAATAA